Below is a genomic region from Tripterygium wilfordii isolate XIE 37 chromosome 12, ASM1340144v1, whole genome shotgun sequence.
TCCGGTGGAGTTCTCCAGCCAATTGGTGGGATTTCGGGTGGTGCCTTCTTTGCGGATGCATGCGTGTACCCACAATCGGATGATCCGTTCCTTTTGCAGAACAAAGCGTTTGGGTTCAATCAGTCTGAAAGGTCTGGAGGAAGAGTTACGATGTCGTTTTACACGGAAGAATCAGAGATCATGACGAGCTTTGACAGTGGAACTGACGATGCGATGAATTCGAAGCGACCAGGAGAAGAACAGAAGAAACTTTTGAATCTGTTCATTTGAGAGAGTGTTTTTTGAAAATTCGGTGAGTATAATTGTATTAGaggaatatataataaaaaagccaattttaaaaatgataaatgttggaATTAATTCTTGCGAGTTATAGAAAAATGCCTGTGTTTCTGATGATGATAAAGAGGTGAGAATAAGGGTGGCAAAACTCCGTCCAGTTtcgatgattgaatttgtctaatctggattaaaccaagtttgaatATAAGTTGTATGTTCGAAATTTGAgtccaaatacaaaatttttgttcGGTTTAAATCCGGGTTTCCGTCCAAACACAGAAATTTTGTTCGGTTTACTTGTCCGAACCCTAACCCGAATTAAATTagtgtccgatttacttgtccgaatttgataggactatttgcactccttACTTAATTAAGCAcaccccattctaaataaacctcaacaaaaaatataacatttatgagtacaccCCAATTTGTGTTTTTTCACAAAAATACCATTTACACCCCTCAAACCCTAATTCTCAATCCCTTTCACCTGCATACTGCTTCTCCCATATACTCCTGCATACTTCTTCTCCAAATTTCCTTCGAATCTAAGCTCAATCAAAAAACACCCATTCAATCTCTACACCACCACCACTACTCGAAAACAGATCAAAATGAGAGAATGCATTTCAATCCACATCGGTCAGGCCGGAATCCAAGTCGACAACACTTGATGGGAGCTTTACTGCCTTGAACATGGAATCCAGGTGAGTACCTCCTGCTGGCTGCTGCACAGAAACTCCCTATTTACCCCTTTCTATAtggaagggaagaaggagaaagaagagaagatgtGGTAGGATCATCGATTGAACCGGGATTCTTGAAGGATGAGTGGAGTTGGGATCATTGTCTTCATGTaggggaagaaggagaaggaagaagatgaaggagagaaggaaaagagaaagaatttgGAGCATAATGGTAGGGTCAGCTGGGGGTGTTATTagaatgaagttttttttttaagtttttggggtgtacttagttaacTCTGGGGTGCAACTAATCCTCATcccgaatttaaatcaatccgggtATGGTTAATTAAGtatgtccaaaatccaatccgaATCAGGGTCCAacacatgtaaatatttcgtaaacacatgaCAATGTCAGACCCAAAACCTACTCGGAACCGATTTTTTACCATCCTAGGTGAGAAGCTTGTGAGGTTCAACAGAAATCTCCGAGAGATGCAGAGTACCTGATCAGATAAGTTGCTAAAAGTGATCCCATacagtttcacgtttttttaccCCTCTTTTTGCATTGGCTTCCACCTGCACATCACTATTTGTTTTCCTAAAGTTGAAGCAGAAACAATGATCGAAACataattgttgaaaatttcaGCTTTTACTCACGTCAAAAATATAGTTTATTTTGGGTTATTCTGTTTTTGTGAATACGTCGAGTTTATCTAATTTGATACATCGAACCCGtataattttattcttcctAGTCGTTTCCTTATAAATAATAAACTAAATTATGTCAACATCCAAACGGATGTTGTGAGATATTTTAACAGCAATGAATTTGTTGATTAATAGCTAGCTCCTACCCACATGACCTATTTAATTCATGGGTTCCCAGTTCAAATCCCAGCCCACCCAGCTTAACTACAAAAAGAACTGTCAGTCTGTCCTGCCTATATAATATATCTATTCTTCAAAATATGGTATGAATTCCAATacataagaatgaaaaaaaatttcattacaTTCGCAACCGAAGAAAATAGCACACCTACATCTAATCTAATCAGATTCCCCTTTCTGTCCTATCTATACGGTCTACCTAGTAATCATGGGATATGTGGAAAAAATTGGTTTACACGATCACTATTTGTTGAGAATCGTACCAAGTTCCATGTAACGCAATCTATGCAGGACAAAAAGATTTTCTCGAACCCATCATCTAAGTGGTGGTAGCAAATCAGGCAGCACCCTATTGATTTGAGGATTAGGAATTGTGAGTGAGATTTGTGTTGTTGGCAATGCAATGCAAAGACAAAGAATGGGAGAAATGGGTGGGCTCCAAAAATCATGGGTTTTACAAAGCTATAAATGGTGCTCCCTACGTCAGCCTTGATTATGATACCTAGTCCTCCTCCGTTGGAAGTGGGTTCCACGGCATCAACACCGATTCCTTTGACAGAaagtaaaccaaaaaaaaaagaaaagaggcaaATTTAGTGACATGACACAACCATGCTCTCCTCGCCGCGTCTCAGAGCATCTCCCCTGTGGGTCCCACCCACCTTCCTCGGATCAACATCTGCTTTATGCCCAGTACTCATCCTCTATCATTGATGACTGATGAGAAGACAGACGCACCCAGCCAAATATAGTCTCATCCGCGGCGGAGGAGGGCCCCCGCTGCAGAAGTTACTTAATTTCCCTGCAGTTTTAGTCACAGACTCGAAAGTGTGCGATGAGTTAAGGATAACTTGTAGTGGAAACCGCAGACCGTCCTTAGATATGTTTTCGAGGGTGGGACTCACACTGTCTTTAACATCAAAAAGTACATCTCACGGCGAATAATTCCATTGCTTGTAGTAGACACTTTAAGCACCCCCATTTGGTGTTATATccacacaatttttttaaaatttggtaGATAGCCTTTCAGTTTGTAATGGCCACTGGAATGACTTCTACTCTTAACCCGTATTATCTGCTACAAGCCTACAATTACACTCGGAAAGACTTCGAAGACTTCACAGACCCTATTGATGGGGGATGAACACACACTTCAGTTGTAAATGTTTAGGCAACAGCTACTTCTATTTACAAGCAGACAGTAAGAAAGAACCAAACTAACTTCGGCCATCACAGCTAAAAGCTGAGGCCTGTAATATGTGTCACCGGTAAAAATGAAATTCTCAGTCTATCTATTAAGGCGGTAACATTAGCAATCCTCTAAAACATGGCATGTGAAGAACAATCAAAAGGTTAGGAAAGAAACTTATAAATAAGCTCGCAAAACCATATAGGAAAAATGCCTTGTAGATGGGGCTGAATGATGAAAAATagcaagaagaataagaaacaaTTGACTAAAGATTAAACTGAAGGAATCATTACACATATTTACAGCACTTTCATCTAGCCTAGGGAAAAATACACATCCTGTATACCTAACTTGAGCTTGATAAAGTAAACTATCCACCGCCTATGCATGCAAACAGAAAACAAGAATCTGAGTTTTGTATTACCAATATAGAATGGATGATAGCTCCTGCTTTTTCCAAGCACAGACAACCATTCGAGAGTACATCAGCCCCGGTTTCTTGAATTTGAAGCAAAGACACTAGTGTAATGTTAGCATTTAGGGAAGGCAGTCAGACAATCTTTACACTCTTGTTGTCGGGCTTGAAGGTAGACTTTTTTGCTGCAAAATATGCGTTCTTAGGCTACATTCTTTCACCTGGCACGAAAACATTTTCATTGCAATTGAGTCATGCTTGgaccagaaaacaaaaaaggttaGGTTGAGAAGAAAAATAGATCAAGAAATAACGCCATGAGGTGCTGGAAAATGAAATACATATGCTGGTTCCAATACTGTATCTATAGACATTAAATTCTGCTCCCTGATGAGGAGAGAGGATTATCTCTTCATCACTATTTACAAAAGTATATTCATGATTGTTTTTCCAAATACAAGTATATTCACCATGTATGCTGTGGAAACAGAAAACTTATACTGGAGTTTTAACACTCCATAACATGGCTTAATGATGTGATGGCATGGCTTATGGCTATGACATACCAATAGCCACCATACGAAGATAAAAGTTTCTGTTTATATTAAGAGTAAGTAAAGAGCATTTTCCTCCTAGTTCATACCTACTTGACAATTATTTGCACAAACAACAGTAAACTGCACTTACCTGCATTACTACAATTGTTGACAGGAGATCCTTGCATTGACCAAGCAAGGCGCGCTCCTTGGCAGCTGTATTTGCAAGTTCAGCCACCAGAGAGTTCACATTCCCAACCTTTCAATGGAAAATGCGTTACATATGCGCAAATATATCAAGATCGATGAAAATGGGACAAAAATTAGCTACACAACAAGAATTATCGAGATAAAGGTTTTCATCTAGTGAATTTTTTCAATGGGACAGAAAATATTTCTACGCAAGAATGTGAAACGAAAAGTTACAAAGAGGCTAAGTTTAGggctaaaagaagaaaaagatttgCTAAACATCAGACAATGCTACAAATAAATGCAAGCACATAAAAggaggaaggagaagaagaataagattcTATATGTTGCCCAACAAAGCAAGAACAAAAACTGTctaggaaaataaaagaaaaaatctaaAACTAGATGTATGGAACTCTTTGAAAAATATGAGAAATATCTCATACTTCACACCTCTGTCTACGGAGACCATGTAATCTACCCAAAAAGCCTAAAAAGGTTTCAAAATCTGTACAGACAACCCTACAGCTTAGATCCATCTCACTGCCCCATAAATGTTCCAAAGGAGGCTAATGGATCCTGCCATCTGTGTGGTGGTTTACCACTCCTATAACCTATTGCACCCTATGACAATATTTTATAGATATAAATATCCCAAGTTTCCTCAGCATTATCTTTACAATTCATAACATAAGAATATAATGATATAGAGTAAGCCAAAAAGATCTATTTGTGGAAATACAACTGAAAGAAAGACAGAgagggaagaaaaataaaagaacacaATTGTCACACTGCGGGCTTGTGCGAAGTAGCCATGTACGACCAAACTAAACAACAAAAggcaatgagaaagaaaaaaataccaGCATTATTGTGAACTTTAGATAAGTTATCAGGCATAGCAAACCAAGAGAATAATAGAATTAAACACTAAATCATTAAGGGCACCACCCAGAAAGTTCCTTATCATCCTTTACTTTGTCTAGGAAAGTATCTAGCATATACCAATCACAACTCTGGTCCACATCTCTTACCAACTCAACCGCAATTCAAGGGCCTGCCTAGTGGAGTTCAAATTTACAAAATGACTCAAAGTTTCTTAGCATTCCTTAATGGTAATACACTTTTGGAGAGATAAAAATACATGCAAGCATGAAACATCAGTTGAACAATTCGAggttttttgaagaaaaaaactaGGTACAGGAAGTAAAAACAATAATTACCTTTGATAACAACAAGCATATTGAAGATGCCATTGATTGCATCACATCAACAGTAGAAGAAATAGCATCCTTCACATTCTGGACATCTGCCtgtagaaaaaaatattaaacaagAATGCCCAAATATGCAACATGTTAAAAGTAAATTTGGGCAATGTGGAAGTAATCACAAAAGGGGAGAAATGGCAGAAAAGCAACATACTCTTGCCCCACCAATGACTGGCAAACGGAGAGTGCTAGCCCTCAAAGCTTCAATAGCCCCCAACAAAGAACTGGAATAATCTGCATCTATAACCATCCATTCTTCTAGATATTTCATCTGCATTTGTATAATGATATTAGTTTAAATTGGAACAACCAAACTGGAAGAgggagagggggggggggggggggggggagtccCACAAGCAAATTGAAGGAAAGAAGTATTAGTGGAATTTATCAATATGTTCGGTTCATAAATTAACATTATGGAGAGATTAAGGAAGATGCATCTAACATGATCAAAGCTGATTGGATGAATTGGAAGAGTGTAAATGGGGCATTGTGCGATTGAAATTGAAGGATACGCATGCAGTCAAAGGATAAATTCCATATACACATGCCCATGACGTATGGTAAGGAATGTTGGGCTGATAAGActagaaaaaaaatgaatgtgGTAAAAAATGAGAATGTTCGGTTGGAAGAGCAGCTAGAAAAAAAGACACCAGACTATTTTATCGAGGGTATGGGTAATGCGGCAATCAAAAGATACAAACAAAATCATCTAAGACGGTTAAGGGCATTAAAGAGTTTGTGGCATGGCAGTTAAGAGCATTCAAGGAAGAGATACTAaatgagagagaatgagagaaagatcCTCAACCAATCAAAAGGAAGAGAATGGGGATTTTCTGGAGAGATATACAAGAAGgtaaaaatgaaggaaaaatcaTAGGATAACCGAATTGATAAAATCACATAAATGGCAATGACAACAATCACAAAGGGAAAAAGATCATCAACCAATCAAGCCAGACGTGCATAAGATAAATTAAACGTAGCGTAATATCTTACTTGCCCCTTAAGGATGGAGATTAGCTTCAAATTTTGTCTCAGCAAAAGTAACTCATTTCGTTTGGTTCTCACAGATTCACGCAGTTTCCATGTTGCAACCAATGCATTGTACAGGCTTTTCTGATGCAAAGAAGAATTCAGATGAAAAAATCATCCAAAATGCTTGATGAGAAAAAGACGAAGATAGCTACATATCTGAATCTATGAGATATCCAATATACATATAAGTAGCAAACAGAGAGTAACTAATTAAACAACTATCACATTTTGCAAATCCTCCCACCTCTATCTGGCATGTCTACACACGGGCAGTAACAGCAGATCATTAACAGACACAAATTTTTTCATATGAACAGTAATAGTCATTATTGGTATCCACACTTACACTGAGAAAGCATTCACAGACAGAAATTATAACTTAGATTAACCAATAACAGTGGACTAATTGAGGGACATGGTCAAAAACATACCAGAAGAGCATGAACACTTTTGGTATATGGTAATCAAGGATACACCCATGAAAATGAGGAGACAAAATGCAGTTTTGGAAAACTAATGTCCATGAGTCACAATGATCACAGATATGATATTAAAGTCCAAAAACCATCAATCATACCATGTATAATCGTACTGGTAAATTCAAATATTTGGGTTAAGATGACAAGCCAAACATTCTCTGATATAATGTTTTCTATATCTttcaatgaaagaaaaaatgaaaatgcttAAATTGGTAAGGCAAGTCAATGGATAATGTCATGCCAACCAGGTTTTAAGAGCCCGCAATCTTAAATTCCATAAATGCATTTTTATCATTCTTGTAATAAACTCAAGCGATAGTTAGGAAACTGGACAgctcaaaaaaaatacataataagCACATATTTCAATATTGTTTGAAGTTTCCAATAAAAGcttaattaaattataataagCATACTAGAGGCGATAGAGCATTTCATATTTGCAAAATTATGTTCATTTCATACGGCTAACCTCCTTTTACAACTAAGCCATAAATCTTCACAACCTTCAGTAAATAAACAAGAACCTCCAAAAAGCGACAATCTATGATCGCAGTAGTGACCATTTTTCCAATGAAAACTAACCAAATTTTATCTGCTTACATCTTCTTCAACCGACTATTTATGGTCACTTTATCAGAATAAACCCTTTCCTTCCTACAATTCAACTTCTCAACCTTTTACTTCTGACACGATAGCTTCCACTATAGCATGCTTATTGCTAGTTACGAAAGCAGATTTTATCTGCTTACATCCTTCTTCAACTGGCTATATATGGTCACTTTATCAGAATAAACCCTTTCCTTCCTACAACTAAACTTCTCAACCTTTGACTTCTGAGTTCTGACACGATAGCTTCCAATATAGCATGCTTATTGTTAGTTCCATGAAGTGCAGATCATGAGACTAATAAATGATTCCTTCTCCCTTAATGTAACAAGAAGATATAGAAGCTTCAACAAAAGTACATTTTTTAATGTTTATCATTGCAACTTGTCTAcgaatttattaatattttaacaaCATAACAGACCAGCATAAAAACTGTCCACAAATATGTTAGATTACCAACTCTACCCCATGTGAAGGTTAGCATAACAAAAGTCCTCTGCGTTTGGTACACTTCCACTATCCATTCTAatatctagttttttttttcaagccaaCACGACAGATTTCACCAGATATTCTTAGTCCTATAGCTTCTCAAAATAATCATATATAAGTTAACAGATATACATAAACAAGAAAGAAGGGGTAAATTTTATTAGCAAGAGAAGTTCAACGGCACGATCAATGATCTTGTGATACGCTGTTACTTCCCccattttgatttttctgtAATCATATTTGTCCAGTTCCTCCTGACCACTTAATGAACTCACATCCTCTCTTGATGCATTATTAGCTTTACATCTCAGAGACTAacattttttcttcatcattgCTTGTCACTCATCAGGCATATTgcctgatttatttatttaactcTCAATCTCTAATCACAATATTCTGTTGCATGAAAACTCCATAAATTTTTCTCTGAAATTCTGAAATTTTCTACAACATCTTGAATATCTTCTATTCAGTTAAGAGGCATACAAGAAAGGGAGACAGAAAATTTACATCACAAAAGTGACGGATTTTAGATCATGATCTTTTAGTAAGTTATAGCACAAGCCATCCTTCCCCTGTTCCCTCTGTATTTTCCTCTATGTAACCATGTTGTTTAAACAAGGCCCCTGGGGTACTATCTGCAGtagaaacttttttttggtaagttgcAGTAGAAACTTCACATTGCACAAACACCACCAGCTAGATAAATAGATAAAAATATCAAGGATTCCTACAGAGAAGGAGAAAGATAATAGAACCAAACAAGTTTGTAAGAGCCATAAAATTAGAAGTTATAAGAAAGCTTAAGGAGAGGCGAAAAACTAACCATACCTCTGCATTTACCCTTTGAGCCAACAGGGCAGTATCGGCTCTAGCATTTATGAAGCGCCACTGTAGCAACCGGTTGTAGAAAATCCTGAACGTATGCCCCTCAACAATCCGATCCTCCCCTACTTTTCCTTTTCTAAAATCTGCAGCAAAACCCGAAATGGAAGGTGTATTGTTAAGATTACTACTCATTATTCCAGCTACCGCACTCCTAGCCCGTGTTGGGCTCATTCCTCTTGAAGGCGACAAGGTTGAGGTCCCAAACTTACTGGGCAATGCATGCCTAACCATGCTAGCACGAATAGGAGAAGATCCCTTGTTATTCACCACTCCCTTAGGAGACGACAGAGGACTATCGGCTGAAAACTTTCTCGGGACAATAAGCTTCGGCTGTGCACCAGCTGATTTCAGCCCAAACACCGGGGAAACAAGCTCCAACTGTCGCGAGCTAATATTATTCTCTTGCAAGAACCTTGCAGCCACAGGCACACCACGCGACCCACGAACAGTATTTCGAATACAGTTGTTGCTATCATGCGTCCCTGAAGTACTGCCAGAAGACATACTCTCGGTATCCGAAGCTGCAGGATCACAGTGTGCATCAGATCCAGTTCTTGAATTGGCCTCAATAGCAAGCTCAATTGGTTTATCATGCTCCGCACAGTTCGGGTTCGAGCTCAATCTTCTATCGTATGAGGCCCTATCATCCACCATACAATTTTGCAGTGCCCTAACCACATTTGCTCCTGATCGATCCGACCTTCTCCTCTCGTCGGTGCAATCCACGCTCCTACTCATTAAATTCACTTGCCGCAACCTCCCCGGCCACCGTTGCTGCTCCACCGGCTGCGAATTCTCCAGCAGATCTCTTCCTTTCGCTGGCGTCGTCGCAGATACAGTACCCTTTCTCCTCTCTGGCGTCCACTTTCTAATGCTACTAATCGGCGATGGTGATGGCGCGGGCTTCGCTTTACTAACTTGGACAGAAAACGAGCTCCCCTGAAACGACACCGACAAGCTTCGCGTCGAAGTAAGTAGCATCTTCTGCGCATTGGAGAGTTCACCGCCACTTCCAATTCTCACATCTGGAGAGTTCGGCCTCGGCGTGGCAGGCCGCTTCCGCTCAACCGACAGTGAACGTTTGATAGTCGAGGGAACCGGTGTCATCATAGCCGCCGTTGAAGTCGCAGTCCTCGAAACCAACGGCGATGCACTACGTCTCGTTGATGGTTTCGAAGACGATGGAGTTGAGGACATGTAGCGAGACGTGACCTCCCGCGATTTGGGATTGCGAGGAGCGAGCGCATTGTCGGGGTCGGACGGTAGAAGAGGAGGTCTCTTAGGTATCTGTGAAGTAGTTTTGGGGTTTATCGCAGTAGAAACCACCATCGTCAAAATTCAACTCATATATCCTCCTTCAATTTCATTCCTTAAAAACCCTAATCTCCTGTGTATAAATTACCAACAGAGAAAACCATATACTCCCGATCCAAGCCCACAGGTTCTGCGCAGTCGGAAAGAAATCTTAGCTAGCTAGCGAGTGAAATTGAGTCATTCAGGGGGTGGCAGGAATAATCGGCgattatttctttcctttttcagaGATAAGAGTGAGATAAGGTCGTGTGAGTAACCAAAATAAGACCGTTACGGTCGCCGGCGAGTGATGGAGTGGCCGTCGGGGCTCTGTTTAAGGCGATATTTGAGAGCACAATGGTCGTGATATGCTATAAATAATacatctattttttaaaaaatgttcgCACGCCTCATGATAGAACTCGTGTATAGGTGAGGGGCGTTTttgtaaaaatatgaaaataaaaggaTAATAGCGTCACTATAGGTTACACGTATAAGAGAGCGGTACTTAAGGAGTCCCGTCCAACGAAAAGATGGGCTGATAAGTGTGGAACACTGTGAACCTTCGGAGAGACGTTACCAAACGACAAACGAATTTTTGAATTTTCGTTTTTTGTCCATTATGGGACaaaattaatttgttaattgttatatatatatatatatatatatatatatatatatatatatatatatatatatatatacatgttttcTCTTTTAAAATAAGGATATATCTTGCAGGTTTCATCATCAGCCCTTAGATCAATCCAACGACTGCAATCTAAACCTCTAAGATACACCCTCCCAAGACAGCTTCACCTACCCTTTTCAACCTAGTCGCGATTCACCTGACAACGAAGCCCTCGCCTTCATCTCAATCAACTTTCTCGTTGTCACCAGAAACCACACCAATCACGATTAATTAACGGCAACGTCAATCCAACGCCTCATACCCATCACACACGATTTGAGTATGTAGATCTAACAACGCCTCATACCTATAAAGCACGATTTGCACATTAATCGATATCATGTgttttgaacattcaatatggTCTTAAATTGGGGATCGTCAAATCTGGGCGCACAAAAATTTCACACCTGACAACGTGGTAAGTAGGGTCAAAACTCAACGTTTGACCATAAGAGTATTGCCACAAGTAGAAATTGAAGTCAAAATCTTCTACGTTCATACGATTTAGCTTCAAAGAGATTCACCTTTGGGTTATCACccaacatttttgttattttttaacaCGCGAAATCAAATAccaaaaaagttttgaaaaacCATAGATTTTAcaggttttctttttctgggGAACAATTAAAAAGTACACAAAAAACCTTGCTTAATCCCAAATGTAATTAACATGATAGATTGCATCAGAAAACTCTTTATCATACATATAATTAACTAATCAAAAAACTTTAAACTTTTAGACTTAATTTGGTTATGTAGCTTTACTTGCAGTTTAATTAATATGATATTCAATGCAACTGCCTAACCAATAATACACAATTAAAAGTTATCAATATTATTGGTAGattcacctatatatatatcaatataatCATGAAGGTGATGATAATGTTGGTGCCAATTCATTCAAAGCTCTTATTGGTGCAAAATATCTATATtgcaaaaaacaataaaattaaacaaaaatataatactTGTATAAAACGTCACCGTAATGatgctttctctcttcttcttcttcttttttttcctttaccatattttctttttctttatacaAAAGATGAAAAAAGTGAAGCCAAATAATTAAGCGAACTACTAAACTTTTTGGGTGgtaataattattaataattagaAGGAGTTTTTTTAGACTATATATCTTTCGAGTTAATCCTAAGCCATGGCGATTGCTTTGTGCACGAGCAGCCTTAGCCCCATCATTTCAAATTAGATATATATTTGCTTAATTCTTTAAAGGAGCCAAGAAAAGTCTAATAAACTTGCTTCATTGATGGATGGTTATAAAATTAACTTCTAGTTTGGCTATGTTTGGTAAAGTTTATAAGTTACGTACTTTATAAACTCTAcaaaataaactaatttataaGATATGAAATAAACTGTCATATGTTTGATGAAacctaatttaaaaaaaaaatacatttgtgACCACCGCTAACATGTTGGAGATGTTTGGCAACCGCTGGCCAAATAATACATTTGTGGCTAGATAGGAACCTCTCGTCTAATAATATTTTGTACAGAGACAACCTCTCGTCTCATTTGCATTAAGTTATTAATGAGTTATCTGAAAAGGCCAAAACCCTGAAAATGACTTCGAAGTTCAAAAGATTTTATtgtgaaaattttatatatGTAGAGAATGCCTTATCAGCTAGCTGCAGATCTGTTTGGTAAAGCGTATGCCCCTAACCTACCTTATAAGATTTGCAAAACAAACACATTATTCCCATCACTCGGATTATGTAaatactctttttctttttctttttaaacatcaTTTAAATTCTAGAATTAGTAGTGTATCAAAAATTGATAATCATAGATTAGTCCAGGTGGCCCTTGGCCAAAATCAGCAACCACTAAGTACTACTCAtgagtttttggtttttttgataGGTACAATAACCAAGTGTATGTAGGTTATGTGTGTCAAAGTGGAGCACAGCCATGCATGGCACCACATGCATAAATCCGTTTAAAGGACCACTTTTAAAAAACTAAAGTATGCTTTTCCTTCTTTGGCACTCAAGATAAACTCTCttcccttttttccttcttctcagttgtgcaagaaTCTCATCATCCTACCTTgacttttaatttgttttcagATAATGATGTTAAAAAAGTTGGAAGGATCACAAGTTGCTTTTCCATTCAACTTGAACAAGTTTCGAGTCACTTACGGGGCATTTGATTGGCATTTTAAGGGGGAATGAGGCTAGCCGAGtgtgagaatcactcattccgtcgtttggttgagtttgaGAGGGTGGAATCTCAAATTCATCTCACCCTCATTCCCTCCTTATGGAGATTAGCCAAGCTCACTAAAATGATGAGATTGGTTAATTTCCACAAGAGAGAATGAATTTGATACTCAAAATACTATTATACCCTttattaagaagtaatcacaaccagtaaattaatctattcttatttttatgtataaaaatttGAGTAGTatggaaattgtacaattaaaattttaacacCCATACTCACTT
It encodes:
- the LOC120010083 gene encoding QWRF motif-containing protein 2-like; amino-acid sequence: MVVSTAINPKTTSQIPKRPPLLPSDPDNALAPRNPKSREVTSRYMSSTPSSSKPSTRRSASPLVSRTATSTAAMMTPVPSTIKRSLSVERKRPATPRPNSPDVRIGSGGELSNAQKMLLTSTRSLSVSFQGSSFSVQVSKAKPAPSPSPISSIRKWTPERRKGTVSATTPAKGRDLLENSQPVEQQRWPGRLRQVNLMSRSVDCTDERRRSDRSGANVVRALQNCMVDDRASYDRRLSSNPNCAEHDKPIELAIEANSRTGSDAHCDPAASDTESMSSGSTSGTHDSNNCIRNTVRGSRGVPVAARFLQENNISSRQLELVSPVFGLKSAGAQPKLIVPRKFSADSPLSSPKGVVNNKGSSPIRASMVRHALPSKFGTSTLSPSRGMSPTRARSAVAGIMSSNLNNTPSISGFAADFRKGKVGEDRIVEGHTFRIFYNRLLQWRFINARADTALLAQRVNAEKSLYNALVATWKLRESVRTKRNELLLLRQNLKLISILKGQMKYLEEWMVIDADYSSSLLGAIEALRASTLRLPVIGGARADVQNVKDAISSTVDVMQSMASSICLLLSKVGNVNSLVAELANTAAKERALLGQCKDLLSTIVVMQVKECSLRTHILQQKSLPSSPTTRV